Within Halopelagius longus, the genomic segment GACGGACGACGCGCCGCCTCGACCTGCCGGACGCCTACGGGCGACTGCTGTTCGGGTCGAGCATCGAAGTCGTCCTCGGCGTCCTCGCGTTCGTCGCCCTCGTGACGCACCTGTTCGTCTTCGAACCGCGGCGGGCGGCGACGCCCCTCGTCGAGTCGATGTTCGGGCCGGAACCGCCGATTATCGTCGTCTACCTGATGCTTCTGGTGCTGTGGGACCTCTGTTACCGCATCGGCACCTCGTGGTGGACCGCCGTCGTCGCCGCGTGGCGGTCCCGGACCTACGCGTTCGACGAGGAGACGGCGAGGGCGTTGCGCCGCGTGGACGCCTGGAACGTCCTGTTCGGCCTCTCGCAGATCGCAGTCCTGCCGTTCGTCGCGGACCGACCGGTGTTGCTCACTGCGGTCGGCGGACACGTCGTCGCCGTCTCCGTCGTCTCCACGGCGGCGGCGGCGTCGCTACGAGTTCGGTGACGGGAAAAGAGCGGTCACTCGTCTTTCATCTCGCGGAACTGGTCTAAGAGGGCCTCCGCGGAGTCCCCCGAGTCGTACTCCACTTTGCCGTGGTAGACGGTACGCTCGTCGTCGAACCCCGCGTCGACGGACCCGTTCTTTCGCTCACGGCGCTCGTGTTCGTCTTCGTCGTATGCCCCCATTGACATGGTACAACATACCTTTGGTAATCGGAGTCATATATAATTATCGCCGAATATTTCGAGCCGGACGCGGAACGGATAAACCCGCCGACCGCGTATAGGAGGTGTGGCACGCCCGCTTCGATTCCGGCACGCGCCCGGCCGATGGACCGCAGACCGGGTCCGTCGGGACGTCTACGACGACCTCGACCGAAATCTCGGCGCGACGATGACCTCGCCGTGGTTCAAGCCCCCCTCCGCGTTCGAGGGGTACCGATTCGAGATGGACAACGGCGACGTTGCGCTCTTTCTGTGGAACGACGACGAAGCGTACTGGCTCGGGAACACGGAGACGCCGAAGTGTCTGTGGAAGACCGAGAAGTACGGCTTCACCGAAGTACCGCACGGCGTCTCGCGGTGGGCGACGAAGGAACTGACGGCGCAACTCCACGAGGAGTCGCCGTGGCTCGAACCGTACCCGCACCTCTCGTGGTACTTCCTGCCCGTCTTCCTCTCGAAGGACGGCCGGGAGACGACGCGGACGTTCTTCCGAGACCACGCCGCCGGATTCCCCGACGCGACGGCCGAGGAGGCCTTGGAGTACTTCGAGTCGTTCCTCCGGACGGGCGTCTTAGACGACGACCGGGAGGTGATGGCCGGCAAACTCGGCACCTCCGAGTATCTGGACCTCACGCGGATGACGGCCGCTATGGGCGAGTTCAACGCGGCGAGGGTGCTCCACGACGCCGGCTACGACCTCGAACCGGAGATTCCGGTCTCGACGGGGCACGCCATCGACTACCGGGTCCAGAAGGACGGCGACGGTACCCTCGTCGAGGTGACGAGGCCGTTGCCGCCGAACCGCAGAAACGCGGGCACCGGCGTCGCCGCCGTCCGCGACACGGCCGAGACGAAGTCCGTCGGGCAGTTACAGGAACACGGCGGCGGCGTCGTCCTGTTCGTCGACTGCTCGTCGTTCCCGGACGACGACTGGATGGCCGTCAAAAGCGAGAAGCCGGAGGTCCACCACCGTCCGGCGGTGGTGTTTCGGACGCGGCCCGACGGCCGCGTGGACGGGTACACGAAGGGGCGGGTGCCCCTCGAACTGCCGTTTTAGAAAGAAACCTGTTGGGGACCGTTCTCGCCGACCGTGTAGACGTCTCGGTCGCTGTAGTACCGACGACCGATAGCCTCGTGGCCGAGACCGCAGAACACCGCGTTCCGCGCGTCGTCCGCGCAGGTGTAGGTCTCCGAACCCGCGCGTTCGAGTACCTCCGCGAGCGTCTCGGACCCGTTCGGGAGTTCGATGGTGTGCTCGCCGTACTGTTCGACGAGTTCTTCGGTGGTCGCGGGATACTCGTGGGCGTCTATCAGATCGCCGGTTCCGTTCAGGCGCATTACACCCGGACGAATCCGGCGGAGAACTATAATGGTTTTCCATGATGGTGATAAGTCTCCTTGGATTCCTTAATGAACATTAATGCACGTGGGGAGAGGGGAGAGACGCAAGCGATTTGCCGCCGCCGGGCGGAGCGAAGGCCGTGATACGGGACCGCAACGGCGAGTTCGACGGCGCGACGCCGGTCGCAGACTTACATCTCCACACGACGGCTTCGGACGGGACGCTCACCGTCTCGGAACTGCCGGCGGCGGCGCGGGAGGGCGGCGTCCCGGTGGTGGCCGTCACCGACCACGACAGGGTTCACCCGGAACTCGACGCGCCCGTGACGACCCTCGAAGGGGTGACCGTCGTCCGCGGCATCGAACTCCGCGTGGACGCGGGCGACCAGCGAGTGGACCTCCTCGGGTACGGCGTCGAGGACGCGCCCGCGATACGCGACCTGACGGAGCGAATCCAAGCCGACCGGAAGGACCGCGGGCGGCGAATCGTCGAACGGGTGGAGTCGCACCTCGGGGTCTCCCTCGACGTGGAACTGCGCGAGGGCGTCGGCAGGCCGAACGTCGCGCGGGCCATCGAGGAGAGCGACGCGCCGTACGACTATCAGGGCGCGTTCGACCACCTCATCGGCGACGACGGACCGTGTTACGTCGCGCGGTGGGTCCCCGACTTCGAGGCGGGCGTCGCCGCCCTGCGGGAGTCGTGCGCCGTCGTCGGACTCGCGCACCCGTTCCGGTACCCCGACCCGGAGTCGGCGCTGGAACTCACGTCCGAACTCGACGCGGTCGAGCGGTTCTACCCCTACGGCGGAGAGAGCAAAGAGCGGGAAGACAAGGCGCTCCTCGCCGAGTACGTCGAGCGAAACGACCTGATCGCCACCGGCGGGAGCGACGCGCACGAGAAGACCCTCGGCGTCGCCGGGCCGCCGCGGGACGCGTTCGAGGCGTTCGCCGCGCGCGTGCCGGGCGTCTGACGACCGCTCTCGTCGCCGATAACCGGGAGCGTAGAGTTAAACCGGGTGAAGAGCGAAGGTAACGTATGAAGTGCCACTACTGCGACCGCGAGGCCGCGTACGCCGCCGAGAAAGACGGAATCAAGGTGGGTCTCTGCGAGCGGCACTTCCGAGAGCGAGTGGAGGAACTCGCCGACTCAGAAGAACTCGCCGCCCTGAGAGAGCAGATCGACATCGAGCGCTCCGAGTGATCGTCGGAGTACGAGGCGCGCTCGGTGTCGAGGAGACATCGACCGGACGGGGTGACTCCGTGTTACGAGCGGTCCCGCCCGAATAGAAACCGACCCGGACGGACCGCACCGACCCGCGCCGCCCTCACAGCATCGTATCGAAGTAGACGTAGAGCGCCGCGAGGATCGACTCGAACGAGAGCGTCCCGACGGCGGAGAGGACGACGAACTTCCTGTCGTTCATGTCGGAGAACCCGGCGGGGACGGTTATCATCCCGCGCGTGAACAGGAGGGTGTTGCTCACCGGGACGACTATCGGTCCCCAGCGGTCGAACCAGCCGTCGAATCTGTCGAGTTTCTCCTCGCTTATCTTGAACCATCGCTTCGAGAGGAGATACTCCCGGCCGCCGCGTTGGGCGACTTTGAACAGGGCGTACTGTCCGACCGTCGCCCCGAGGACGGCGACGGCGATGACGCCGACGAGTTGGTCGACGCCGAGGAGAACGAGCGCCGCGGGGACGACGAGTTCGCTCGGCATGAAGTACATCAACATCGCGCCCTCTAAGACGAAGACGCAGAACAGCGCCACGTAGGCCCACCGGGAGTTCAAAAGCGCCTGCAGTTCGGCGGGCATCTGCGCGACTTGTACCGGCAGGGCGTCCATCGCCTTCGACTATCCCCGTCGTCGGCAAACGCTTTTCGCTCGCCGCACCGCGTGAGAACCGTCCGACGGACGCCGCACCGAGAGCGATGTGGTTTTTCCCGGTCGGACCGAACCACCGGTAATGAACTTCAGCGACCGACCGCGCAGGCTCCGCACGGACGGCGTGCGACCCCTCGTCAGCGAGACGCGACTGGACGCGACGGACCTCGTCGCGCCCGTCTTCGTGGACGCGACGGCGGACGAACGCGTCCCCATCGAGACGATGCCCGGCCACGAACGGGTCCCGCTCTCGGAGGCCGTCGCGCGCGTGAGAGAGGTACTGGAGACGGGCGTCGAGGCGGTCATGCTGTTCGGCATCCCCGAGTCGAAGGACGAACGCGGGACGCGCGCGTGGGCCGAAGACGGCGTCGTACAGGAGGCGACGCGCCGAATCACCGCCGAGACGGACGCCTACGTCATCACCGACGTCTGCCTCTGTGAGTACACGAGCCACGGCCACTGCGGGGTACTGGAGGACCGCGCCCGCGAGGACCCGAACCTCACCGTTCGCAACGACGAGACGCTCGAACTCCTCTCGAAGATTGCCGTCTCCCACGCCGAGGCGGGCGCGGACATGGTCGCGCCGAGTTCGATGACCGACGGCATGGTCGGCGCGATTCGGGAAGGGTTAGACGACGCCGGGTTCGAGAGCGTCCCCATCATGTCCTACGCCGCGAAGTACGAGAGCGCGTTCTACGGCCCGTTCCGCGACGCCGCCGACGGCGCGCCGGCGTTCGGCGACCGGCGGCACTACCAGATGGACCCCGCGAACGCCCGGGAGGCCCTTCGAGAGGTCCGACTCGACGTCGAACAGGGTGCGGACGTACTGATGGTGAAGCCCGCCCTCGCGTACCTCGACATCGTCCGGGCCGTCCGCGAGGAGTTCGAGCATCCGGTGGCGGCGTACAACGTCTCCGGCGAGTACGCGATGCTTCACGCCGCCGCCGACAAGGGGTGGGTCGATTTAGAGGAGACCGCGTACGAGTCGCTGGTGTCGATGAAACGCGCGGGCGCGGACCTCATCGTGACGTACTTCGCCGAGGACCTGGCCGCTCGCCTGTGAGTCAGTAGTTTTAGAATGTCCCGCCGGACCGAACGTCGCGCGCACGCCGGACGCTCCGCCGATTCCAGGCGAGCCTCGTTGTCTGATTTCCGATAAGACGTACGTCGAAAAGTCCGGCAACATTTGTCCAGCAACTGGCCGAATTACGACCTTATATTTCTTGTACACGCATTTATATCGGACGTGCGTCGATTATACGCGCCCGAAACCATCATTTGTCAACACTAACTGTTATAAGCAATCAGGAGTACAGATATGACGAGAACTTCGAGACAAACCTCGGAGAATACACGAAAATAATGTACGACCGTCCATTCACCAGCGAAACGACGACGTTCGACGGAGGTATCGAATGCTAAGTCCCCTGCAAACCGACCTCGCGGCGGTGGTAGAGGGCGTGAACCTCGTGTGGGTGCTGACCGTCACGTTCCTCATCTTCTTCATGCACGCGGGCTTTGCGATGCTGGAAGCGGGGCAAGTCCGCTCGAAGAACGTCGCGAACCAGTTGACGAAGAACCTGCTGACGTGGAGCGTCGGCGTCATCGTCTACTTCCTCCTCGGAGCCGCCGTCTCGACTATCGTCGGCGGACTCACGGGCGGAGGCTCCGTCTCCGTGGGCGGGGCGTTCGCGGACCTGTACGCGCCGGAAGCCACGTCGGCGTGGGTCGATTGGCTGTTCGGCGCGGTGTTCGCGATGACCGCCGCAACCATCGTCTCCGGCGCGGTGGCCGGACGGGCGAGACTCCGCGCGTACGTCGCCTACACCGTCCTTCTGGCGGGCGTCGTCTACCCCGTCGTCGTCGGATTCACGTGGGGAGGCGGCTTCCTCGACGCGATGGGCTTCCACGACTTCGCGGGCGGCATGATAGTCCACGGGATGGGCGGCATCGCCGGCCTGACCGCCGCGTGGATCATCGGTCCGCGGATGGACCGCTACAACGCCGACGGGAGCGCGAACGTCATCCCCGGTCACTCGATGACGTTCGCCGTCCTCGGCACTCTGATTCTCGCGTTCGGCTGGTACGGCTTCAACGTCGGCACCGCCGCCTCCCCCCTCGCCCTCACCGAGAGCGGCGAGGTGACCCTCGGCGCGTTCACCTACGTCGGCCGCGCCGCCCTCGTGACGACTCTCGGCATGGCCGCCGGGGCCATCGGCGCGGCCGGCATGGCCATGTACCGGACCGGGAAGGTCGACACGCTGTACGTCGCGAACGGCCTGCTCGCCGGCCTCGTCGGCGTCACGTCCCTCGCTGACGCCATCGTCTGGCCCGGCGCAGTCGTCGTCGGCCTCCTCTGCGGCGTCCAACTACCCCTCGTCTTCTCGTTCGTCGAGAAGCGCCTGAAGATAGACGACGTCTGCGCGGTGTTCCCGGTTCACGGCTCCGCGGGCGTGCTGGGTGCGCTCCTGTACCCCGCCTTCGCCACGAGCGTCTGGTCCGGAAGCGCCTCGTTCGTCGGCGCGGCCGTCCCGCAGGTCGTCGGCGTCGCGGTCATCGCCGCGTGGACGTTCGCCGCGACGGCGGCCGTCTTCGGCGTCTTCCGCGCGGCGGGACAGGCGCGCGTCACGCGCGAACACGAACGCGAGGGACTCGACACCTCGGAGCACGGCGTAGACACCTACCCCGAGTTCGGCCCCGAATCGGACGCCGGCGTCCGCGCGGACGGCGGTGTGTTCACGGAAGCGGAGCGTGAGGAGTAACTATGAGTGAAGACGTACCCAACGACGGAGAGATTCGACTGGTAATGGCCGTCGTCCGGCCGGACAAGCTGGGCGACGTGAAGCAAGCGCTGGCGGAGGTCGGCGCGCCGTCGCTGACGGTGACGAACGTCTCCGGCCGGGGGTCGCAACCGGCCAAGAAAGGGCAGTGGCGCGGCGAGGAGTACACCGTCGACCTCCACCAGAAGGTCAAGATAGAGTGCGTCGTCGCCGACATCTCCGCCGAAACGGTGGCGGACGCCATCGCAGAGGCCGCCCGAACCGGCGAACCCGGCGACGGCAAAGTGTTCATCATGCCCGTCGACGACGCCGTGCAGGTCCGCACGGGCAAGACCGGACGCGACGCCGTCTGAGCGGTCGGTTCCGACGCGGTTCGACGGTCATTTTCTTCGCGCGAGTACGCCGAAAGCGACCGCACGAACGCGTCCTCGGCGCGGCACCCGACGTGGGCCGCGAGTTTCCGGTCGGAGAGGCCGGCCGACGAGGTGCGAAGGTAGCGAACCGGAAAGACGAAAAGAGCAAAGACCGGGGGTTCGTTCGAACTCCGAGTATGGACGCCTCGCCGGTCACCCTCGCGGGACTCGTCGTCGCCCTCGTCGGCTTCGAGCTGCTGGACCGCGCGAGGGAAGCGCTCGAGTTGACCGGCGACGACGAACTCCGGGACCACCTCTGGAAGTGGGTCGTTCCGGCCGTCCTCCTTGTCGTCGTCGCCCTCGAAGGGAAGACGCTCGCGTCCGTCGGGTGGCGCGTCGGGTCGGCCCCCGAGTTCCTCGGCGACGTGGCCGTCGGCGTCGCGGTGATGCTCGGGACGAACTTCCTGATGGCTCCCGTGTGGGCGCGGGTGGGCGACGGCGGCGAGAGCCTCCTGGAGGGGATTCGGTCGTTCGCCTCGCTGTCGATTCCGGAGCGACTGTTCGTCGCGTTCACGGCGGGCGCGACGGAGGAGTTCGCGTTCCACGGCTACGCCGTCGAGCGACTGCTCGCTCTCACCGGCAGTTACCCCGTCGCCGGGTTCGTCTCGTTCGCGGCGTTCACGCTCGGTCACCACGGGGAGACGTGGGACCGCAACGCCGTCGTCCGCATCGCTCAACCCGCGCTTTTGACGACGCTTCTGTACCTGTGGTTTCGGTCGCTTCCCGTCCTCGTGGCGGTGCACACGGTGAACGACGTGGTCGGACTGCTCGCTGTCGAACGGTACGCACCCGAGGACGCCGACGACGAAAAAGAGGAGGCGGCCGTCGTTCGGTGGTTGGGAGGCGACCGGTAGCGCCCCGGGGACGAACGCTCCCGAGTCGCCCCAGTTCGCCTCGTTACTTCTCGGAGAAGCCCTCGGGCGAGTCGGTCGCTTCCAGTTGCTCCAGTTCGACGCTCCCCGCCGGGACGCGGTACTTCCGGAGGACGTCGCAGGCGGCGTCGGCGTCGTCCACCAAGTCGTCGACGGCGTACGTCGTCCACGTGCAGTGGTCGGGGGTGAACTCCGCGACGGAGTAGCCGTTGTACTTGGCGTTGAAGAACTCCACGTGGGGGTTCTCTTCGAGGACGACTTCGGTCATCCGCTCGTTCGTCAGGTCGTCCGAGCCCTGCTCCTCGGCTATCTGCTCGCCGACGCTCCAGAAGTCCGAGGTGCCGGAGTTGCTGGAGATTGCGGGCGTCATCAGTTCGACGCCGACCTTCTCCTCCTCGGGGACGACGGGCGTGCGGTTCTCGACGCTCTCCCAGTCGTTCAGCAGGTTCGACACCATGTAGGTGTGCATGTCGCCCGTGAACGCGACGAAGTTGTTCACGTCGAAGTGCGACAGTTGGCCGAGGATCTCCCTCCGTTCGTGCTGGTAGCCGTCCCACGCGTCGTAGTTCCGGCCGAACTGCGAGTCGTCGCCGAACGCGAGCCACAGCGGCGAGAGCGCGACTTCGTTCGTCCACGCCTTCCACGTCGCGTCGGTGGATTTCAGCGTCTCGAGGAGCCACTTCCGTTGCTCGAAGCCGAGTCGCGTCCGGTCGCCGTCGTCGGCCTCGGGCGCGTTCGGCGGCGTCCCCCACTGGCGTTGCCCGGCGTCGTCGCCGCCCGGCGGGAGCGAACTGAACAGGCGTTCGTCGGTGACCGGCAGTTCCAGCAGGTCGCCGAAGCGGACGCTGTGCCACAGGTGGAACTGGTCGAGAAGCGTGTCCGCCTCGGGGTCGTACTGGACGCGCGCGGGGTTGTACTCCCACCACGCCTGAATCCCCGCCTCGAACAGCTTCGTCAGGAACTCGGGGTCGTCGCTCTTGGGGTGGTCGTCCGTCCACGGGTTCTGGTTCTCGTAGTCCCAGTAGCGGTTGTTGATTATCTCGTGGTCGTCCCACGTCGGGATGAGCGTGTGGTTGGCCAGCGCCTGCTGGAAGAACTCGTCGCCGCGGTACGTCTGCCAGAGGTGCCGGTAGTCCTCTAAGTTCCACACCACGTCCTTACCGCTGGGGAGTTCGACGGAGCGCCCTTCGAGTTCGGAGTCGCCCGCGTACTCGTAGATTTGGTCGCCGAGGTGGACGATGTAGTCGACGTCCTCTTCGGCGATGTAGCCGTACGCCGGGTAGTAGCCGCTCTGGTACGACTGGCAGGTGACGACGGCCAGACGCACGCTGTCGGGACTCGCGTCCGGCGCGGGGAGCGTGCGACAGCGACCGACCTGACTGTTCGCACCCGCGTGGTGGAACTGGAAGTAGAGGTGGCTGTCGCCCGGGAGTTCCCCGTCCACGTCCACCTTCACCACTCGGTCGTGGTCCGCCGTGACCGAGTCGGCCTCGACTTTCCCCTCGTACACCGTCTCCGAGAACGACTCGTCGGTTCCGACCCGGACGTACACGGGGTCGGAGTCGGAGTGTGCGCCCTCGGAGAGCTTCGTCCAGAGGATGGCCCCGGAGTCGGTGGGACCCCCGCTCGCGACCGACAAGGGGAACGCGTCGGCGTCGGCCCCGTCCGTCGTCCAATCGACGGCGCCTTCCTCGACCGACTCGGCGCTGACGCCGCGGACGATGTCGGCGTCGAGAAGCGGCGCGGAGGCACCGACCGCCGCGGCACCAGCCGCTTTCATGAAGTTTCTTCTGTTTGTTACATTCACGTCGTCTTGTTTGTCCGCCATGAGGCAGTTAGGCGGGCGTCCGACTGTATAGTAGCAGTTTATAATATGTATATTGACAGTTGGGGAGAGGGGGTGAGCGGTACGGGGAGAGGGAGTCGCGACCGGACCGGTACGTCGGCGTCGAACGGGGTCGGTTCGACTCCCGAACCCCGCACTTCTTTTTCCCACCGGCCGAACCGCCGCCCATGAATCACGACGAGTCCCGCGACCTGTACGACCGGGCGCTTTCGGTGATGCCCGGCGGGGTCAACTCATCGGTTCGCGCGGTGCGACCGTACCCGTTCTTCGTCGAACGCGGCGACGGCGCGCACGTCGTAGACGCGGACGGGAACCGCTACATCGACTACGTGCTGGGCTACGGGCCGTTGCTGTACGGCCACGACATGCCCGACCCGGTTCGCTCGGCGGTGCAGTCGTACGCCTCCGACGGCCCGATGTACGGCGCGCCCACCGAGATAGAGGTCGAACACGCCGAGTTCGTCGCGCGGCACGTCCCGAGCGTCGAGAAGGTGCGGTTCGTCAACTCCGGCACCGAGGCGACGGTGTCCGCGGTGCGCCTCGCCCGCGGGTACACCGGCCGCGACAAGATAGTCGTCATGAAGGGCGGCTACCACGGCGCACAGGAGTCCACCCTCGTCGAGGGCGAACCCGGCGACACCGCTCCGAGTACGAAGGGCATCCCCGACTCGTTCGCCGAGCACACCATCCCGGTGCCGTTCAACGACCCCGAGGCCGTAGACGAGGTGTTCGAGGAGTACGGCGACGACGTCGCCGCCGTCCTGACGGAACCCATCCTCGGCAACACGGGCATCGTCCACCCCGTCGAGGGCTACCTCGAACACCTCCGCGAGGTGACCGAGGAGTACGGGTCGCTCCTGATATTCGACGAGGTCATCACCGGCTTCCGCGTCGGCGGCCTGCAGTGCGCGCAGGGGAAGTTCGGCGTCACGCCCGACGTGACGACGTTCGGGAAGATAGTCGGCGGCGGGTTCCCCGTCGGCGCCATCGGCGGGCGCGCGGACATAATAGAGCAGTTCTCGCCCTCCGGCGACGTGTTCCAGTCGGGCACCTTCTCCGGGCACCCGGTGACGATGGCCGCGGGTCACGCCTACCTGACGTACGCCGCGGAGAACGACGTCTACGACTACGTGAACGAACTCGGCGAGAAACTCCGCCGCGGCCTGACCGACGTCGTGGAGGACAACGCCCCCTCCTACACCGTCGTCGGCACCGACTCGATGTTCAAGGTTATCTTCACGCGCGAGGGGCCGGACGACCTGACGGGCGCGTGCGAGGCCGGATGCGTCCAACGGGAGTCCTGCCCGCGGTACGACTACTGCCCGAAGACCGGCGCGGACGTGGCGAACGCCGAAACCGAGCGCTGGGAGCGCATCTTCTGGCAGGAGATGAAAGACCGCGGCGTCTTCCTCACGGCGAACCAGTTCGAGTCGCAGTTCGTCTCCTACGCCCACACCGAGGAGGACATCGAGCAGACGTTGGAAGCGTACAAAGAGACGCTGTAGCTCCGCATATCGGAGCTCTCGCTATCCGGTGTCGAACGCGCTGTCTGCGTCGGCGTCGGCGGCGGCGAGTTCGCCGCTGAGCGTCTCGTTGACGATGAGGCCCAAGAAGAGGACGAACGAGGCGACGTACACGCTCGTGAGGATGATGATGATGCCGCTTATGACGCCGTAGATGGCGTACCGCGAGGCGTTGACGGCGTAGAGGTGGACGACGACGAGGAGCGTCGTCCATCCGACCGCCGCGATGAACGCGCCGGGAAGCGCCGCCGTCGGTTCGGTTATCCGCCGCGCGGGGACGTAGTACGCCGGGAGGAACGCGACGGTGAGGACGGCGAGGAGGGTCACGACGGCGGCGGCGGAGACGAACGGCGAGTTCGGGAACAGCGAGAAGACGACGCTCGTACAGAGTATCAGAGAGAGCGCGAGAACCAAAGAGAGGAGGACGGCGACGGCGCCGCGGAGTTGCTCGGAGTACGATCGGTCGTCCTCGCCCTCGACGCGTTCGACGACGGTCAGAAAGCCGACGGCGACGTTCGCTCCGCTCCACGCGAGGACGAGAATCGCGAGCACCGTCGAGCCGAGTCGCCCCGAACTCGTCACCGCCGCCTCCCACACCAACGCCTGGACGTCGGGCGTGAGAAACGGCGGCGTCACCTCGTGAACCCGGACGGCCGCCGACCGGTCGACGAGCGTCAGCACCAACAGCAACAGGGGAAACAGCGCGACGAAGCCGTAGTACGCCAGCGACGCCGCCGGGTACTCCACGTCGTGTTCCTGCGTCGCTCGGAGGACCGCCAAGAGAAAGTCGGACCGCCCGCCGAGATACGACATACCCCGCCTACGGAGTCGAGACGTAAAACCGCTGTAGCGGCGTCGCCGCGTCGTCGGAACCACCGGCTCCCTTTTTCTCCCCGGAGCGCGTCCTGTCAACTATGGACGCAGAAGTGCGAACAGACGCGGGTGCGACGCGGGAGTACGACGACCCGTTGGGCGACATCCTCCCGCGGGCGGACGTCGACTCCCGGTGGTGGTACTGGATAGCGGCCGTCCCGGCGTTCGGCCTCGCCGCCCTCGTCGGGGGCGTCTTCTTCCTGTTCGGCTTCCTCTTCGATTTGTTTCTGACCGGCGGCCTCCTCACGTTCGGGGCCGCGTTCTTCCTCGTCCCCGCCGCCGGACTGGTCGGATTGGTGCTGACGGTGATGTACCCCATCGCGACGTACGTGGACGCGCGGGCGGTGGCGGAGTCCCGCGCTGAGTGGACGCCCGACCCCCTCGTGTGGGGACTCGTCGCTCTCGCCAGCGTCGTCCTCAGCGCGTTCTCCCTGAGCGTCGTCGCGTCGCTGTACTACCTCTACAAGCGCCACGGCGCGGTCGGAACGCCGTAACCTACTCCGACCGGCCGCGGGCCGCGGGGTCCACGCGGACGACCATCTTCTGCCGCACCCGACGCGATACGAGAGCGACCGCGAACCCGAGCGAGCAGAGCCAACAGACCGCGTACGCGGCGGCGAGGGGCACGACTCGCCCGCGGACCCGAGCGTCGTGAACCCGACGACAGCGGCGATGAAGACGGTGACCGAGAGCGACGTGAGGAGGCCGAACGCCCAGACGCGGAGGAGCGACGCGCCGGGGGACGTATAGTTCACCCACCCCGACGGCGACGGCGGCCGCGACCAGCGAGAGCCACCCCGGCGCGGCGGGGAGACTGGGAACGGCTGTCACGACCGTATCTATCGGCGATACGGCGGGCAGGAGGCCCGCCCATACGAGGGCGGTGCGGAACAGGTCGGCGAGTTCGTCGCCGAGGCGGGCGGGGAGGGACACGGGCGACGATTCGTATCGGATGCTGAATACGTTTCGGCGAGCGGACGGGACGACGCCGAACCGGCCGAAGACGGGGTGACGGACGCGCGGACGGAAGTGGTGGCCTTTTCACCCACCGGCGCGCACGTTTCGACAACGATGACACGCGGGACACTCCGACTGGCGACGCGAGGGTCGAACCTCGCGCTCCGGCAGGCGGCGAGCGTCCGGGAGGCGCTCTCCGACCGCCGATTCGAGGTAGAACTGGTGGAGGTGGAGACGCGCGGCGACGAGGTGCGCGACGAACTCATCCACCGACTCGG encodes:
- a CDS encoding CPBP family glutamic-type intramembrane protease, which codes for MDASPVTLAGLVVALVGFELLDRAREALELTGDDELRDHLWKWVVPAVLLVVVALEGKTLASVGWRVGSAPEFLGDVAVGVAVMLGTNFLMAPVWARVGDGGESLLEGIRSFASLSIPERLFVAFTAGATEEFAFHGYAVERLLALTGSYPVAGFVSFAAFTLGHHGETWDRNAVVRIAQPALLTTLLYLWFRSLPVLVAVHTVNDVVGLLAVERYAPEDADDEKEEAAVVRWLGGDR
- a CDS encoding alkaline phosphatase D family protein, yielding MADKQDDVNVTNRRNFMKAAGAAAVGASAPLLDADIVRGVSAESVEEGAVDWTTDGADADAFPLSVASGGPTDSGAILWTKLSEGAHSDSDPVYVRVGTDESFSETVYEGKVEADSVTADHDRVVKVDVDGELPGDSHLYFQFHHAGANSQVGRCRTLPAPDASPDSVRLAVVTCQSYQSGYYPAYGYIAEEDVDYIVHLGDQIYEYAGDSELEGRSVELPSGKDVVWNLEDYRHLWQTYRGDEFFQQALANHTLIPTWDDHEIINNRYWDYENQNPWTDDHPKSDDPEFLTKLFEAGIQAWWEYNPARVQYDPEADTLLDQFHLWHSVRFGDLLELPVTDERLFSSLPPGGDDAGQRQWGTPPNAPEADDGDRTRLGFEQRKWLLETLKSTDATWKAWTNEVALSPLWLAFGDDSQFGRNYDAWDGYQHERREILGQLSHFDVNNFVAFTGDMHTYMVSNLLNDWESVENRTPVVPEEEKVGVELMTPAISSNSGTSDFWSVGEQIAEEQGSDDLTNERMTEVVLEENPHVEFFNAKYNGYSVAEFTPDHCTWTTYAVDDLVDDADAACDVLRKYRVPAGSVELEQLEATDSPEGFSEK
- the hemL gene encoding glutamate-1-semialdehyde 2,1-aminomutase; translated protein: MNHDESRDLYDRALSVMPGGVNSSVRAVRPYPFFVERGDGAHVVDADGNRYIDYVLGYGPLLYGHDMPDPVRSAVQSYASDGPMYGAPTEIEVEHAEFVARHVPSVEKVRFVNSGTEATVSAVRLARGYTGRDKIVVMKGGYHGAQESTLVEGEPGDTAPSTKGIPDSFAEHTIPVPFNDPEAVDEVFEEYGDDVAAVLTEPILGNTGIVHPVEGYLEHLREVTEEYGSLLIFDEVITGFRVGGLQCAQGKFGVTPDVTTFGKIVGGGFPVGAIGGRADIIEQFSPSGDVFQSGTFSGHPVTMAAGHAYLTYAAENDVYDYVNELGEKLRRGLTDVVEDNAPSYTVVGTDSMFKVIFTREGPDDLTGACEAGCVQRESCPRYDYCPKTGADVANAETERWERIFWQEMKDRGVFLTANQFESQFVSYAHTEEDIEQTLEAYKETL
- a CDS encoding YhjD/YihY/BrkB family envelope integrity protein, with amino-acid sequence MSYLGGRSDFLLAVLRATQEHDVEYPAASLAYYGFVALFPLLLLVLTLVDRSAAVRVHEVTPPFLTPDVQALVWEAAVTSSGRLGSTVLAILVLAWSGANVAVGFLTVVERVEGEDDRSYSEQLRGAVAVLLSLVLALSLILCTSVVFSLFPNSPFVSAAAVVTLLAVLTVAFLPAYYVPARRITEPTAALPGAFIAAVGWTTLLVVVHLYAVNASRYAIYGVISGIIIILTSVYVASFVLFLGLIVNETLSGELAAADADADSAFDTG